From one Acidobacteriota bacterium genomic stretch:
- a CDS encoding glutaminyl-peptide cyclotransferase, translating into MKPFIHIAGSLLAVTLLIVSPSFAAPVAPCKVVAKLPHSTENYTEGFFYRDGHFYEGTGREGHSSLIITEPATGKVLQRHDLPSTYFGEGIVDWHDNLLEWTWQSHTGFILDRVSLRIIGQFHYDGEGWGMTRTATELITSDGSAILRFRNPDTFDKTRQIVVRDGDRPVQQLNELEFVDGEIYANIWHSDRIARISPKDGRVLGWIDCTGLLDASQKIDAESVLNGIAYDAQHHRLFVTGKQWPNIFEIRVPTAR; encoded by the coding sequence ATGAAGCCATTCATCCACATTGCCGGAAGCCTTCTCGCGGTGACGCTTCTTATCGTCTCGCCATCCTTTGCCGCTCCCGTCGCGCCCTGTAAGGTGGTGGCGAAGCTTCCACATTCGACGGAGAACTATACCGAGGGCTTCTTCTACCGGGACGGCCACTTCTACGAGGGCACGGGACGCGAGGGGCATTCCTCTCTCATAATCACGGAACCTGCAACAGGCAAGGTGCTTCAGCGTCACGACCTTCCCTCCACGTACTTCGGTGAGGGTATCGTCGATTGGCATGACAATCTGCTGGAGTGGACGTGGCAGTCGCATACCGGCTTCATTCTTGACCGTGTCTCCCTGCGCATCATCGGCCAATTCCACTACGATGGCGAGGGTTGGGGGATGACTCGTACTGCAACGGAGCTGATCACCAGCGATGGCTCAGCCATCCTGCGCTTCCGCAATCCTGATACTTTCGATAAGACGCGGCAGATCGTTGTGCGTGATGGCGACAGACCAGTACAACAGCTCAACGAGCTTGAGTTTGTCGATGGCGAAATTTACGCCAACATCTGGCACTCCGATCGCATCGCGCGTATCTCTCCAAAAGATGGCCGCGTGCTGGGATGGATAGACTGCACTGGCTTGCTTGATGCCAGTCAAAAGATAGATGCTGAGTCCGTACTGAATGGCATTGCTTACGATGCACAGCATCACCGGCTCTTCGTCACAGGCAAACAATGGCCGAATATCTTCGAGATTCGAGTGCCGACCGCACGGTGA